From one Streptomyces sp. CA-210063 genomic stretch:
- a CDS encoding acyl-CoA dehydrogenase family protein — translation MDHRLSPELEELRRTVEEFAHEVVAPKIGDFYERHEFPYEIVREMGRMGLFGLPFPEEYGGMGGDYLALGIALEELARVDSSVAITLEAGVSLGAMPIHLYGTPAQKEEWLPRLCSGEVLGAFGLTEPDGGSDAGATRTTARLDESTNEWVINGSKCFITNSGTDITGLVTVTAVTGRTPDGKPLISSIIVPSGTPGFAVAAPYSKVGWNASDTRELSFTDVRVPAENLLGELGRGYAQFLRILDEGRIAISALATGLAQGCVDESVKYAKERHAFGRPIGANQAIQFKIADMEMKAHTARLAWRDAASRLVSGEPFKKEAALAKLYSSTIAVDNAREATQIHGGYGFMNEYPVARMWRDSKILEIGEGTSEVQRMLIARELGLTG, via the coding sequence ATGGACCACCGTCTCTCCCCCGAACTGGAAGAACTCCGCCGGACGGTCGAGGAGTTCGCGCACGAGGTCGTCGCCCCCAAGATCGGTGACTTCTACGAGCGGCACGAGTTCCCCTACGAGATCGTGCGCGAGATGGGCCGTATGGGGCTGTTCGGGCTGCCGTTCCCGGAGGAGTACGGGGGCATGGGCGGCGACTATCTGGCGCTCGGCATCGCGCTGGAGGAACTGGCCCGGGTGGACTCGTCCGTGGCGATCACGCTCGAAGCCGGTGTCTCCCTGGGCGCGATGCCGATCCACCTCTACGGCACACCCGCCCAGAAGGAGGAGTGGCTGCCGCGCCTCTGCTCGGGGGAGGTCCTGGGCGCGTTCGGTCTCACCGAACCCGACGGCGGCTCGGACGCGGGCGCGACCCGTACGACGGCCCGCCTGGACGAGTCGACGAACGAGTGGGTCATCAACGGCAGCAAGTGCTTCATCACCAACTCGGGCACGGACATCACGGGACTGGTCACGGTCACGGCGGTCACCGGCCGCACCCCGGACGGCAAGCCCCTCATCTCCTCGATCATCGTCCCGTCCGGCACCCCGGGCTTCGCGGTGGCAGCCCCCTACTCGAAGGTCGGCTGGAACGCCTCCGACACCCGCGAGCTGTCCTTCACCGACGTACGCGTCCCGGCGGAGAACCTGCTGGGTGAACTCGGCCGCGGCTACGCCCAGTTCCTGCGCATCCTCGACGAGGGCCGTATCGCCATCTCGGCGCTCGCCACCGGTCTCGCCCAGGGCTGTGTGGACGAGTCGGTGAAGTACGCCAAGGAGCGGCACGCCTTCGGCCGGCCGATCGGCGCCAACCAGGCCATCCAGTTCAAGATCGCCGACATGGAGATGAAGGCCCACACCGCCCGCCTCGCCTGGCGGGACGCCGCCTCCCGCCTGGTCTCCGGCGAACCCTTCAAGAAGGAGGCCGCCCTCGCCAAGCTCTACTCCTCCACCATCGCCGTCGACAACGCCCGCGAGGCCACCCAGATCCACGGCGGCTACGGCTTCATGAACGAGTACCCCGTCGCCCGCATGTGGCGCGACTCCAAGATCCTGGAGATCGGCGAGGGCACGAGCGAGGTCCAACGCATGCTGATCGCCCGGGAGTTGGGGCTCACCGGCTGA
- a CDS encoding FAD-dependent oxidoreductase — protein sequence MAIAIVGAGLGGLALARVLHVNGMHSVVYERESSRGARAQGGMLDIHSGQRALREAGLIDQFHAIARGEGQDMRLLEPDGTLLLQEDTPDDAPLDRPEVDRADLRDLLLDSLPEGVVRWGHAFASADNGLLHFADGGSAPYDLVVGADGAQSRVRALLTDARPTHIGQNVVEVGIPDIDRTHPDLAAMVGRGNYWVLGNGLSLAAQRNGDGRVRIGLSFYHTAEDWFATSGIPFDDPAAARARLIELLPGWDSRFTALIAACDDTVVPRSITTLPVGLTWPSTPGVTLLGDAAHLMPPVGEGANMALLDGALLGLALAAHPEDFPAAVQEYEREMFERTSAAARMSADIQELLTSPDAARKMLTFFQPG from the coding sequence ATCGCCATCGCCATCGTCGGAGCCGGCCTCGGCGGCCTGGCTCTCGCCCGTGTACTGCACGTGAACGGCATGCATTCCGTCGTGTATGAACGTGAATCGTCACGCGGTGCGCGCGCTCAGGGCGGCATGCTCGACATCCACTCCGGCCAGCGGGCGCTGCGCGAGGCCGGTCTGATCGACCAGTTCCACGCGATCGCCCGTGGTGAAGGCCAGGACATGCGCCTTCTCGAGCCGGACGGCACCCTGCTGCTCCAGGAGGACACGCCCGACGACGCCCCGCTCGATCGACCCGAGGTCGACCGCGCCGATCTGCGCGACCTGCTGCTGGATTCCCTCCCCGAAGGCGTGGTGCGCTGGGGGCACGCGTTCGCATCCGCCGACAACGGCCTGCTGCACTTCGCCGACGGCGGCAGTGCGCCGTATGACCTGGTGGTCGGCGCGGACGGCGCGCAGTCCCGGGTCCGCGCGCTGCTCACCGACGCCCGCCCGACGCACATCGGCCAGAACGTCGTCGAGGTCGGCATTCCCGACATCGACCGCACGCACCCCGACCTCGCGGCGATGGTCGGACGCGGCAACTACTGGGTGCTCGGCAACGGACTGTCCCTGGCGGCGCAGCGCAACGGCGACGGCCGCGTGCGCATCGGCCTCAGCTTCTACCACACCGCCGAGGACTGGTTCGCCACCAGCGGGATCCCGTTCGACGACCCGGCCGCCGCCCGGGCGCGGCTGATCGAGCTGCTCCCCGGCTGGGACTCACGGTTCACCGCGCTGATCGCGGCCTGCGACGACACGGTCGTGCCGCGGTCGATCACCACTCTCCCGGTCGGCCTGACCTGGCCGTCGACGCCAGGCGTCACGCTGCTCGGCGATGCCGCGCATCTGATGCCGCCGGTGGGAGAGGGCGCGAACATGGCGCTGCTCGACGGCGCCCTGCTCGGTCTCGCGCTGGCCGCGCACCCGGAGGACTTTCCCGCCGCCGTCCAAGAGTACGAACGCGAGATGTTCGAACGCACCAGTGCTGCCGCCCGGATGTCCGCGGACATCCAGGAATTGCTGACGTCGCCGGACGCCGCCCGGAAAATGCTCACCTTCTTCCAGCCCGGCTGA